From a single Helicovermis profundi genomic region:
- a CDS encoding TetR/AcrR family transcriptional regulator has protein sequence MKTKKKKSQITEDKIIESALNLFSEYGYSATPTSMIAKKAGISEGTIFKYFPKKKDLLVSSLTRFIDKYGEKLVISPLENNYQIHKNEKFEDLIKVIIKERIRLFIKQSVPIRVLLTEVQYHEELREIVINKLSKKIIYFGTNMIEDYIKKGELIDKNSLVIFRSIMGAIMLMVIQKFTAPNIGQNNLSMDEEIDLIVDIFLNGIKNSKASDKI, from the coding sequence ATGAAAACGAAAAAGAAGAAAAGCCAAATTACAGAAGATAAAATAATAGAATCCGCATTAAATTTATTTTCGGAATATGGCTATTCAGCAACACCAACGAGTATGATTGCAAAAAAAGCTGGAATTTCAGAAGGTACAATTTTTAAGTATTTTCCAAAGAAAAAAGATCTTTTGGTTTCAAGTCTTACTAGATTTATTGATAAATATGGGGAGAAACTTGTTATTTCACCACTCGAAAATAATTACCAAATACACAAAAACGAAAAATTCGAAGATTTAATTAAGGTAATTATTAAAGAAAGAATACGTTTGTTTATCAAACAAAGCGTTCCTATTAGGGTGCTACTAACCGAAGTACAATATCATGAAGAATTAAGAGAAATTGTAATAAACAAATTATCAAAAAAAATAATTTACTTTGGAACTAATATGATAGAAGATTATATAAAAAAAGGAGAATTAATTGATAAAAATTCACTTGTAATTTTTAGGAGTATTATGGGAGCAATTATGCTTATGGTTATTCAAAAGTTTACTGCACCAAATATTGGCCAAAATAATCTTAGCATGGACGAGGAAATTGATCTAATTGTGGATATCTTTTTAAATGGAATAAAGAACTCTAAGGCATCGGATAAAATATAA
- a CDS encoding metal ABC transporter solute-binding protein, Zn/Mn family — MKKITLVSLILILILSLSACSNSPSKQNNKLNENVPTIAVAIMPEVTIVKAIAGDTLRIIPTIPLGASPANYQPKPSELEELENSKLYFSIGVASETANILPRVESMKNPPKIIYLNKLVSEKYPDRTFKNNVFFSTDSSVDSSHGDEHTGRDPHIWMSPKRYILISEIIRDNLIKLMPENKDLYNENAKKFIDKINDADLYVKEKLNNLPNKTFIIYHPALGYFADEYNLNMISIEENGKESTPKGLEKIINFAKENNIRVVFHQAEIDSSQAKLIANEIKGKTLEINPLSEDYINNLKSLADTFETSMKGN; from the coding sequence ATGAAAAAAATAACATTAGTTTCGTTAATTTTGATTTTAATATTATCTTTAAGTGCGTGTTCAAATAGTCCAAGCAAGCAAAATAATAAACTTAATGAAAATGTTCCTACAATTGCTGTTGCTATTATGCCAGAAGTTACAATTGTAAAAGCCATTGCTGGTGATACTCTAAGAATTATACCTACTATTCCTCTAGGCGCAAGTCCTGCAAATTATCAACCCAAGCCATCTGAACTAGAAGAACTTGAAAATTCTAAATTATATTTTTCAATTGGAGTTGCTAGTGAAACTGCAAATATCTTGCCTAGAGTTGAATCAATGAAAAATCCACCTAAAATAATATATCTTAATAAATTAGTTAGCGAAAAATATCCAGATAGAACATTTAAAAACAATGTATTTTTTTCTACTGATTCATCAGTGGATTCATCTCACGGAGATGAACACACAGGACGTGATCCTCATATTTGGATGTCACCTAAAAGATATATACTTATAAGTGAAATTATTCGAGATAATTTAATAAAATTAATGCCAGAAAATAAAGATTTATATAATGAAAATGCCAAAAAATTTATTGATAAGATTAATGATGCTGATTTATATGTTAAAGAAAAACTGAATAATTTACCTAATAAAACTTTTATAATCTATCATCCTGCTCTTGGTTACTTTGCAGATGAATATAATTTAAATATGATTTCTATTGAAGAAAATGGAAAAGAATCAACTCCAAAAGGTCTTGAAAAAATAATTAATTTTGCAAAGGAAAACAATATAAGAGTTGTATTTCATCAGGCTGAAATAGATAGCTCTCAAGCTAAACTTATAGCTAATGAAATCAAAGGCAAAACCCTTGAAATTAATCCACTTAGCGAAGATTATATTAATAATTTAAAAAGCCTTGCAGACACTTTTGAAACTTCTATGAAAGGAAATTAA
- a CDS encoding metal ABC transporter ATP-binding protein, translating to MDILLELKNITVKYSDKIILDDVSLTIKKHDFLGIIGQNGTGKTTLLKTILGLIKPISGTIKKESKIKLGYVPQFSNFDKNFPISVNEVVKMGSISNKIIPFFKFSDSDNKKTEDIIKLIGIEDIKDNNINELSGGQLQKTLIARALMTNPDILILDEPTASLDSTSTKDIYEILHKLNKEKAIILVSHDVNVISSYVKDIACLNKKLYYHDENKLTTNMLNEVYGCPIDVISHGPVPHRVLSIHKEEKND from the coding sequence ATGGACATTCTATTAGAACTAAAAAATATTACTGTTAAATATTCTGATAAAATAATTTTAGATGACGTATCTCTAACTATAAAAAAACATGATTTTTTAGGAATTATTGGACAAAATGGTACTGGAAAAACTACTTTACTAAAAACTATCTTAGGATTAATAAAACCTATTTCTGGAACTATAAAAAAAGAGTCAAAAATAAAATTGGGCTACGTACCTCAGTTCTCAAATTTTGACAAAAACTTTCCGATTTCAGTAAATGAAGTCGTTAAAATGGGTTCAATATCAAATAAAATTATTCCTTTCTTTAAGTTTAGCGATTCTGACAATAAAAAAACAGAGGATATTATTAAACTAATTGGAATTGAAGACATAAAAGATAATAATATTAATGAACTGTCCGGCGGTCAGCTTCAAAAAACTCTTATTGCAAGAGCGCTTATGACTAATCCCGATATATTAATTTTAGATGAACCAACTGCAAGTTTAGATAGTACATCTACTAAAGACATTTATGAAATACTTCATAAATTAAATAAAGAAAAGGCAATTATTTTAGTTTCTCATGATGTAAATGTAATCTCTTCTTATGTAAAAGATATAGCATGCTTAAATAAAAAGCTCTACTACCATGATGAAAATAAACTTACAACAAATATGTTAAATGAAGTTTATGGATGTCCTATTGATGTTATTTCGCACGGACCTGTACCTCATAGGGTTCTATCAATTCATAAGGAGGAAAAAAATGATTAA
- the argH gene encoding argininosuccinate lyase, with product MKMWGGRFSEESSNLLEIFNESISFDKEMYKEDIEGSIAHAKMLNKIGIFNEKELSLVVNALDKIKDEILLGKTKFSTKLEDIHMNIEYLLTKEVGELGKKLHTARSRNDQVALDVKMYTRKQTEMIIKKIIKLQKKIIKISEKNYDVILPGYTHLQRAQPITLAFYFMTYFNMLKRDYERFSNSLERLATMPLGSGALSGTPYNSDRFFLSKELGFDMPSENALDSVSDRDFIVEFQSNSSMLMMHLSRLSEEMILWASSEFAFIEISDKYSTGSSIMPQKKNPDAFELIRGKTGRVYGNLFSILTVMKGLPLAYNKDMQEDKESLFDTSKTITIVLEVLEDMISEIKFNKEKMLSSVKDGYLNATDLADYLVTKGLEFRNAHSVSGNLVKYSIENNKRLEELTIKEFKSISEIIEEDVYEYINVEKSVNRKISYGGSGKKSVEKSIENAKEWLNKLY from the coding sequence ATGAAAATGTGGGGAGGAAGGTTCAGCGAAGAAAGTTCAAATTTATTAGAAATTTTTAATGAATCAATTTCATTTGATAAAGAAATGTATAAAGAAGATATTGAAGGATCTATTGCTCATGCTAAAATGTTAAATAAAATTGGTATATTTAATGAAAAAGAGCTTAGCCTAGTAGTAAATGCCTTAGATAAAATTAAGGATGAAATTTTACTTGGAAAAACTAAGTTTTCTACAAAGCTCGAAGATATTCATATGAATATAGAATATTTGCTTACAAAAGAAGTAGGTGAACTTGGTAAGAAACTTCATACGGCAAGAAGTAGAAATGATCAAGTAGCATTAGATGTAAAAATGTATACTAGAAAACAAACTGAAATGATAATAAAAAAAATTATTAAGTTGCAAAAAAAAATAATTAAAATATCAGAGAAAAATTATGATGTTATTTTACCTGGTTATACTCATTTGCAAAGAGCACAGCCAATTACTTTAGCTTTTTATTTTATGACTTACTTCAATATGTTAAAAAGGGATTATGAAAGATTTTCTAATTCTCTTGAAAGATTAGCCACTATGCCACTAGGATCAGGAGCACTCTCAGGAACTCCATATAATTCAGATAGATTTTTTTTATCAAAAGAATTAGGATTTGATATGCCAAGTGAAAATGCTCTTGATTCAGTGAGTGATAGAGATTTTATTGTTGAATTTCAAAGTAATTCCTCGATGCTAATGATGCACCTTAGTAGACTATCTGAGGAAATGATACTTTGGGCATCAAGTGAATTTGCTTTTATAGAAATATCAGATAAATATTCTACGGGAAGTAGTATAATGCCACAAAAAAAGAATCCAGATGCATTTGAACTAATTAGAGGTAAAACTGGAAGAGTATACGGAAATCTTTTTTCTATATTAACAGTTATGAAAGGACTTCCACTTGCATATAATAAAGATATGCAAGAAGATAAAGAAAGTTTATTTGATACAAGTAAAACAATAACAATTGTGCTTGAAGTTCTAGAAGACATGATTTCAGAAATAAAATTTAATAAAGAAAAAATGCTCTCTAGCGTCAAAGATGGATATCTAAATGCAACTGATCTTGCAGACTATTTAGTGACAAAAGGCTTAGAGTTTAGGAATGCACATTCTGTGTCAGGTAATTTAGTGAAATATTCTATAGAAAACAATAAAAGATTAGAAGAATTAACTATTAAAGAATTCAAAAGTATTTCTGAAATAATAGAAGAAGATGTATACGAATATATAAACGTCGAAAAATCAGTTAACAGAAAAATATCTTATGGAGGAAGTGGAAAAAAATCAGTAGAAAAATCAATAGAAAATGCCAAAGAATGGTTAAATAAACTGTATTAG
- a CDS encoding MATE family efflux transporter, whose translation MSLNNKRDLILNGNINRMILILALPVMANNLIQTIYNLTDTYFVSKLGTTQIASIQFIWPVIFFMISIGMGVSIAGTSLISQYIGANELENAKKVTGQVISFSFLISIFLGVVGFFLTSPLLKFMGAKGEFLLYSTSFLKIIFIGSPTMFAMFSYNAIRSGLGDTVKPMIIGLLSVILNIILDPVLIFYFHMGVKGAAIATVISRAIFGLYAILTLFNQNNDFYISYKHLLIDKSLLSKIIKIGIPSSIGQSTTAVGFMVLNIFIVSFGEATLTAFAIGNRINSLILMPAMGIGSALATIVGQNLGADNPKRAKKAVFSSTVITTAFLVLGGMILIYFASPIVKLFSSDPSVISQGTYYLILVTLSIPLMGFFQILIGTFQGSGHTLSAMIMMMGRLWALRIPMIIIFKNYTNLGTNSVWYAMILSNLIICIVGYIIYKTGKWQRKKIK comes from the coding sequence ATGAGTTTAAATAACAAAAGAGATTTAATACTAAATGGCAATATTAACAGAATGATTCTAATTTTAGCTCTTCCTGTAATGGCTAACAATTTAATACAAACTATTTATAATCTTACTGACACGTATTTTGTAAGTAAACTTGGAACTACACAAATTGCATCTATTCAGTTTATCTGGCCAGTTATATTTTTTATGATTTCAATAGGAATGGGAGTATCTATTGCTGGTACAAGTCTTATATCTCAATATATAGGCGCAAATGAATTAGAAAATGCTAAAAAGGTAACTGGACAAGTTATTTCTTTTTCATTCTTGATTTCAATATTTCTTGGAGTCGTAGGTTTTTTTCTAACTAGCCCACTTCTAAAATTTATGGGTGCAAAAGGTGAGTTTCTACTATACTCTACTTCTTTCTTGAAAATAATATTTATTGGTTCACCAACAATGTTTGCCATGTTCTCATATAACGCAATTAGATCTGGTCTTGGAGATACAGTGAAACCTATGATAATCGGTTTATTATCTGTGATACTTAATATTATACTTGACCCCGTTTTAATATTCTATTTTCATATGGGAGTTAAAGGTGCTGCAATTGCTACTGTTATCTCAAGAGCAATTTTTGGACTTTACGCTATTTTAACTTTATTTAATCAAAATAATGATTTTTACATTTCATATAAACATCTACTAATTGATAAATCCTTATTAAGTAAAATTATTAAAATCGGTATACCTTCATCAATTGGTCAATCTACAACGGCAGTAGGATTTATGGTTCTCAATATTTTTATTGTTTCATTTGGAGAAGCTACTCTAACTGCATTTGCTATTGGAAATAGAATAAATAGTCTTATACTTATGCCTGCAATGGGAATTGGTAGCGCACTTGCAACAATAGTAGGACAAAACCTAGGAGCTGATAACCCTAAAAGAGCAAAAAAAGCTGTATTTTCAAGCACTGTAATTACTACTGCTTTTTTAGTTCTTGGTGGAATGATACTAATTTATTTTGCTTCACCAATTGTAAAATTATTTTCTAGTGATCCTTCAGTTATTTCTCAAGGAACATACTATTTGATACTAGTCACTCTTTCTATTCCTCTTATGGGATTTTTTCAGATATTAATTGGAACTTTTCAAGGCTCTGGTCATACGCTTTCAGCTATGATTATGATGATGGGAAGACTCTGGGCTCTTAGGATACCAATGATAATTATTTTTAAAAATTATACAAATCTTGGAACAAACTCTGTATGGTATGCTATGATACTTAGTAACCTAATAATCTGTATAGTAGGATATATAATATATAAAACAGGTAAGTGGCAAAGAAAAAAAATCAAATAG
- a CDS encoding ABC transporter ATP-binding protein, whose product MTNIIEIKNLNKTFGKLTAVNGLNLSIPKGSIYGILGPNGAGKSTTIRMICGVLTPTSGEGTIDGISIYDESEKIKSKIGYMSQKFSLYQDLTVLENIRFFASLYGIKGKKRDERIKQLISMAGLNGREHQITKNLSGGWKQRLALGCALVHKPEILILDEPTAGVDPVARRVFWELIFMLSKQGITVLVTTHYMDEAESCDYVSFIFNGSVIAKGTPKELIESKKVETLEDVFIGYVEEITGEKVKSSFEEIKFLSNNENESKSGSENNEI is encoded by the coding sequence ATGACTAATATAATAGAAATTAAAAATTTAAATAAGACTTTTGGTAAACTTACTGCAGTTAATGGACTTAATTTAAGTATACCAAAAGGTTCTATTTATGGAATACTTGGACCAAATGGTGCTGGAAAATCAACAACAATTAGGATGATTTGCGGAGTTCTCACACCAACTAGCGGTGAAGGAACTATAGATGGAATTAGTATATATGATGAATCTGAGAAAATAAAAAGTAAAATTGGTTATATGTCACAAAAGTTTAGTTTGTATCAAGATTTGACTGTTCTCGAAAACATAAGATTTTTTGCGAGTTTATATGGAATAAAAGGTAAAAAAAGAGATGAAAGAATAAAACAATTAATATCAATGGCTGGATTAAATGGAAGGGAACATCAGATTACTAAAAATCTTTCTGGTGGGTGGAAACAAAGGCTAGCACTTGGCTGTGCTCTTGTTCATAAACCTGAAATACTTATACTTGATGAGCCAACAGCAGGAGTTGATCCAGTTGCTAGAAGAGTATTTTGGGAGCTTATATTTATGCTTTCAAAACAAGGAATTACTGTTTTAGTTACTACTCACTATATGGATGAAGCTGAGAGCTGTGATTATGTTTCTTTTATTTTTAATGGAAGTGTTATTGCGAAGGGGACACCTAAAGAATTAATAGAGAGTAAAAAGGTAGAGACTTTAGAAGATGTTTTTATTGGATATGTAGAAGAAATTACAGGTGAAAAAGTGAAAAGTTCATTCGAAGAAATAAAATTTTTAAGTAATAATGAAAATGAATCTAAAAGTGGAAGTGAAAATAATGAAATTTAA
- a CDS encoding QueT transporter family protein: MKLKPRDITKLGIVAALYFVLTVSFAPISYGNIQFRVSEVLTLFAFIDPFYILALVLGTFLSNLFSPLGVVDIIFGTLATFISVYLMSKTKNILVASVIPAIVNGLIIGIELFYLFKIPLLLAMGEVAFGEFVVVSIVGVTIFKYGILNNEYVLNIIKIKKD; encoded by the coding sequence TTGAAACTTAAACCAAGGGATATCACTAAATTAGGTATAGTTGCAGCACTCTACTTCGTTCTAACAGTATCTTTTGCTCCAATAAGTTATGGCAATATTCAGTTTAGAGTGTCAGAAGTATTAACACTATTTGCTTTTATTGATCCATTTTATATTTTGGCGTTAGTACTTGGAACATTTTTATCAAATCTATTTTCACCGCTTGGTGTGGTAGATATTATTTTTGGAACATTAGCTACATTTATAAGTGTTTATTTAATGAGCAAAACTAAAAATATTTTAGTAGCATCAGTTATTCCTGCTATTGTAAATGGTTTAATTATTGGAATTGAACTTTTCTATTTATTTAAAATTCCACTATTACTTGCAATGGGCGAAGTTGCTTTTGGAGAATTTGTTGTAGTATCAATAGTAGGTGTTACTATATTTAAATATGGAATATTAAACAATGAATATGTACTAAATATTATTAAAATCAAAAAAGATTAA
- a CDS encoding HlyD family secretion protein produces MKKIVILLVFMLIFLTGCAKENRNLSFTGSVEADEIDISSEISGVIDNVFVKDGDLVKKGSSLIRLNTEDIKIKLEKAKLAKEIAELTYNDIKNGNSDNLIDSAKYNVESINSEINGANKEIKFLEDNYNKILDLYNSGAETKVNLDSAKRMLDNENSKKNVLIKKYNALKKSYQEVKSGSNEETINKAKLNVDLKDLEIKDLEQIVKKSNLTSPINGTIQNVNYGVGELISPVKKAITVVDLKSIFLKIYVPEKELNTISLGENVSFTDEFLKGKQISGKIVYISSKAEFTPKNIESKENKQEMVYEVKIKITDNNNIIKPGMFLDVDLNDNKEGQNND; encoded by the coding sequence TTGAAAAAAATCGTAATTTTATTAGTATTTATGTTAATTTTCTTAACAGGATGTGCAAAAGAAAATAGAAATTTAAGTTTTACTGGAAGTGTTGAAGCAGATGAAATTGATATTTCTTCAGAAATTTCAGGTGTAATAGATAATGTTTTTGTTAAAGACGGTGACTTAGTAAAAAAAGGTTCATCATTAATTAGACTAAATACTGAAGATATAAAAATAAAATTAGAAAAAGCAAAGCTTGCTAAAGAAATAGCCGAATTAACTTATAATGACATAAAAAATGGCAATAGTGACAATTTGATAGATAGTGCGAAATATAATGTAGAGAGTATTAATTCTGAGATAAATGGTGCAAATAAAGAAATAAAATTTCTAGAGGATAATTATAATAAAATTTTGGATTTATATAATAGTGGTGCAGAAACTAAAGTTAATCTTGACAGTGCAAAGAGAATGCTTGACAATGAAAATTCTAAAAAGAACGTTCTAATAAAAAAATATAATGCATTAAAAAAATCTTACCAAGAAGTAAAAAGTGGTTCAAATGAAGAAACGATTAATAAAGCCAAGCTTAATGTTGATTTGAAGGATTTGGAAATAAAAGACTTAGAGCAAATAGTAAAAAAATCAAATTTAACTTCGCCAATCAATGGAACCATACAAAATGTTAATTATGGAGTTGGAGAACTTATAAGTCCGGTGAAAAAAGCTATAACAGTAGTGGATTTAAAAAGTATATTTCTAAAGATATATGTTCCTGAAAAAGAGTTAAATACTATAAGCTTAGGTGAAAATGTATCATTTACTGATGAGTTTTTAAAAGGTAAACAAATATCAGGTAAAATAGTATATATTTCCTCAAAAGCTGAATTTACTCCTAAAAATATTGAATCAAAAGAAAATAAACAAGAAATGGTTTATGAAGTAAAAATTAAGATTACAGATAATAATAATATAATAAAACCCGGAATGTTTTTAGATGTAGACTTAAATGATAATAAAGAAGGACAAAATAATGACTAA
- a CDS encoding metal ABC transporter permease, whose protein sequence is MINSIFTYEFMQNAIIGGILASILCGIIGTIIIEKKLIMLSGGIAHTSFGGIGFGYFLGIEPIIGAYIISTLSAIGLTLVHKKNDAKSDDAAIGILWAVGMSLGILFISIAPGYPPDMTSYLFGDILTITKFNISLMLLTTIVVSALILPFFKYWESYLFDHEFLRIHGINTSYFDFGLFLLVSFSIVSLIKLVGIILVIALMTIPPSVAKLFTRNLRNIMILSILLGILFTFIGLFISYTFNIPSGSSIIIFSASCYFILRIFKK, encoded by the coding sequence ATGATTAATTCAATTTTCACTTATGAATTTATGCAAAATGCAATAATTGGAGGAATCCTTGCTAGTATTTTATGTGGAATTATTGGCACTATTATTATAGAAAAGAAACTTATTATGCTCAGTGGTGGAATCGCTCATACCTCTTTCGGAGGGATAGGATTTGGTTATTTTTTAGGAATCGAACCTATAATCGGAGCTTATATAATATCTACACTTTCTGCCATAGGATTAACCCTAGTTCATAAAAAAAACGATGCAAAGTCAGATGATGCTGCTATTGGAATACTATGGGCGGTTGGAATGTCTCTTGGAATTCTTTTTATTTCAATTGCACCCGGCTATCCACCTGATATGACGTCTTATTTATTTGGTGATATTTTAACTATTACAAAATTTAATATTTCTTTAATGTTATTAACAACTATAGTCGTTTCAGCTCTTATATTGCCATTTTTTAAATACTGGGAAAGCTATCTATTCGATCATGAATTTCTTAGAATTCACGGTATAAATACAAGTTATTTTGACTTTGGATTATTTCTATTAGTGTCATTTTCAATTGTATCCCTTATAAAATTAGTTGGTATAATTTTAGTAATTGCTTTAATGACTATACCACCTTCAGTAGCAAAATTATTTACGAGAAATTTAAGAAATATTATGATTTTATCTATACTACTTGGAATCTTATTTACTTTTATAGGTTTATTTATTTCATATACGTTTAATATTCCATCAGGATCAAGTATAATAATTTTTTCTGCTTCTTGTTATTTTATACTAAGAATATTTAAAAAATAA
- a CDS encoding cupin domain-containing protein: MALGHIDELEGKIIENDEVKGAVMKVLISPEEGWDSHVMRVFEVAPNGFTPKHTHDWPHINYIIEGEGTLFLSGKENPIKAGSYAYVPSNELHQFKNTSNKAIKFICIVPKEGHY; the protein is encoded by the coding sequence ATGGCTTTAGGGCATATTGACGAATTAGAAGGTAAAATTATTGAAAATGATGAAGTAAAAGGTGCTGTTATGAAAGTTTTAATTTCACCAGAAGAAGGTTGGGATAGTCATGTAATGAGAGTATTTGAAGTAGCTCCAAATGGATTTACTCCTAAACATACTCATGATTGGCCACATATTAATTATATAATTGAAGGTGAAGGTACTTTATTTTTAAGTGGAAAAGAGAATCCTATTAAAGCAGGTTCATATGCATATGTTCCTTCAAATGAACTTCATCAATTTAAAAATACAAGTAACAAAGCAATTAAATTTATTTGTATTGTACCAAAAGAGGGTCATTATTAA